In Porites lutea chromosome 9, jaPorLute2.1, whole genome shotgun sequence, a single window of DNA contains:
- the LOC140947952 gene encoding uncharacterized protein isoform X2, whose translation MNEETSSVVLLPEVKVEPYETSENHADSEESSLESPTDENSLPRFGETSEEDIQRLLEHRSCSENTWRATKNAVKILRDYMEEKSMDVNFEKLDKQALNDLLRKFYVEARKKNGDYYKSSALGSIRFGIHRYLQSQKRNIDIRNDPEFTDSNKIFKAQVIKLNKQGKGEVNRSDIGPDDLKKLYLSDVLSPFSADGLQRKVFFDLLMYLPGKRNRSNVREQTRDSFLVGYDSSTGLKYIYPNPSHCENVFAEGKCPKMNEKPGNPRCPVSSFLKYLSKLNPMNLYLWQRPKASFKHHACEDDPVWYENAAVGHNSLGEMMTNMSKLARLSRVYTNNCIRGTYVAILDSLVEDYPLVTTLVSMPVSQRYQPILPREPCDERPTMVSVSEKYQLHSPDVTVSSRGSEIQEGHSSPFSVVQSRDKAHLTKIFIDTSHSLSQPISPNNIKTSSSQGNSRSFNEKQTELKPSSPTESSYLAMQYYSTQRGLHSPLAPYRMSQLQGAFSHSPRTPAQSLNTTESEYSLSRATSSSSSSSLARTGNHHSGYARSRVVYCQTAPTMACSSSHIMHCSAERSSMSGSPLTTHVLDTARGVPARNLQVQLYFEEIRPDSRMWKHIASGVTNGDGRIPNLLTQEQFIPGKYMIRFETEAYFKETGISAFFYPYVEIVFHISDPSQHYHVPLLLSPFSYSTYRGS comes from the exons ATGAACGAAGAAACGAGTTCAGTTGTTCTTCTCCCCGAGGTCAAAGTGGAACCTTATGAAACTTCTGAAAACCATGCCGACAGCGAAGAAAGTTCTCTTGAAAGTCCAACAGACGAAAATTCGCTGCCGCGTTTTGGCGAAACTTCGGAAGAAGATATCCAAAGGTTGCTGGAGCACCGTTCGTGCAGCGAAAACACATGGCGAGCGACCAAAAATGCCGTCAAGATTCTCCGAGACTACATGGAGGAAAAAAGCATGGACGTTAACTTTGAGAAATTGGACAAACAAGCGCTCAATGATCTTTTACGTAAATTTTACGTCGAGGCGCGGAAAAAGAATGGAGATTATTACAAATCATCGGCCCTAGGAAGCATACGTTTTGGTATTCACCGGTACTTACAGTCACAAAAGAGGAACATTGACATCAGAAATGATCCTGAATTTACCGATTCCAATAAAATATTCAAAGCGCAAGTTATAAAGCTTAACAAGCAGGGAAAAGGCGAAGTGAACCGTTCCGACATCGGTCCGGACGATTTGAAGAAGCTGTATCTCTCCGATGTGCTGTCGCCATTTAGCGCTGATGGTCTTCAACGGAAAGTGTTTTTTGACCTTCTCATGTATTTACCTGGAAAACGTAACCGCAGCAATGTAAGAGAGCAAACTCGAGACTCGTTTCTTGTCGGTTATGATTCAAGTACTGGTTTGAAGTACATTTATCCAAATCCTTCGCACTGTGAAAATGTTTTTGCTGAAGGAAAATGTCCAAAGATGAATGAGAAACCAG GAAATCCAAGATGTCCGGTTTCATCATTTCTgaaatatctttcaaagttgAATCCCATGAACTTATACTTATGGCAGAGACCTAAGGCTTCATTTAAACATCATGCTTGTGAAGATGACCCCGTGTGGTACGAGAATGCAGCAGTCGGGCACAATTCTCTGGGTGAGATGATGACCAACATGTCAAAGCTTGCAAGATTATCCAGAGTTTACACCAACAACTGTATACGAGGGACCTATGTGGCAATTCTTGACAGTTTAGTGGAGGACTATCCTCTTGTTACAACCCTAGTGTCTATGCCAGTTTCTCAAAGATACCAACCTATCCTTCCTCGCGAGCCTTGTGATGAGCGCCCAACCATGGTATCAGTCAGTGAGAAGTATCAGCTGCACAGTCCAGATGTGACAGTGTCTTCCAGGGGCAGTGAAATCCAAGAAGGTCATTCCTCACCATTCAGTGTCGTCCAGAGCAGAGACAAAGCCCACCTTACAAAGATCTTCATTGATACAAGCCATTCACTGTCACAGCCCATAAGCCCAAACAACATCAAAACTTCATCTTCTCAGGGGAATAGTCGTAGTTTTAATGAAAAGCAAACGGAGCTGAAACCATCAAGTCCAACAGAAAGCTCTTATCTTGCAATGCAATACTATTCAACCCAAAGGGGATTGCATTCACCCCTTGCACCTTACAGAATGAGTCAACTTCAAGGAGCTTTCTCACATAGCCCACGCACCCCAGCCCAGTCGCTTAATACCACTGAAAGTGAGTACAGCTTATCTCGAGcaacatcgtcatcatcatcatcatcactagcTCGTACTGGAAATCACCACTCTGGATATGCAAGGTCAAGAGTTGTTTATTGTCAGACTGCACCAACTATGGCTTGCTCTTCATCACATATAATG CACTGTTCGGCTGAAAGAAGCTCAATGTCAGGAAGTCCACTGACCACCCATGTGCTCGACACAGCTCGAGGGGTACCTGCTAGAAACCTACAAGTACAACTGTACTTTGAAGAAATCCGACCAGACAGTCGCATGTGGAAACACATCGCATCAGG CGTTACAAATGGCGATGGACGGATCCCTAACTTGCTGACACAAGAGCAGTTTATTCCTGGAAAATACATGATAAGATTTGAGACTGAAGCATATTTCAAAGAGACTGGCATTTCTGCATTCTTCTACCCTTATGTTGAG ATTGTATTCCATATCAGTGATCCTTCTCAACACTACCATGTCCCACTGCTTCTTAGTCCTTTCTCATACTCTACATACCGAGGCAGCTGA
- the LOC140947952 gene encoding uncharacterized protein isoform X1, with product MNEETSSVVLLPEVKVEPYETSENHADSEESSLESPTDENSLPRFGETSEEDIQRLLEHRSCSENTWRATKNAVKILRDYMEEKSMDVNFEKLDKQALNDLLRKFYVEARKKNGDYYKSSALGSIRFGIHRYLQSQKRNIDIRNDPEFTDSNKIFKAQVIKLNKQGKGEVNRSDIGPDDLKKLYLSDVLSPFSADGLQRKVFFDLLMYLPGKRNRSNVREQTRDSFLVGYDSSTGLKYIYPNPSHCENVFAEGKCPKMNEKPGNPRCPVSSFLKYLSKLNPMNLYLWQRPKASFKHHACEDDPVWYENAAVGHNSLGEMMTNMSKLARLSRVYTNNCIRGTYVAILDSLVEDYPLVTTLVSMPVSQRYQPILPREPCDERPTMVSVSEKYQLHSPDVTVSSRGSEIQEGHSSPFSVVQSRDKAHLTKIFIDTSHSLSQPISPNNIKTSSSQGNSRSFNEKQTELKPSSPTESSYLAMQYYSTQRGLHSPLAPYRMSQLQGAFSHSPRTPAQSLNTTESEYSLSRATSSSSSSSLARTGNHHSGYARSRVVYCQTAPTMACSSSHIMQHCSAERSSMSGSPLTTHVLDTARGVPARNLQVQLYFEEIRPDSRMWKHIASGVTNGDGRIPNLLTQEQFIPGKYMIRFETEAYFKETGISAFFYPYVEIVFHISDPSQHYHVPLLLSPFSYSTYRGS from the exons ATGAACGAAGAAACGAGTTCAGTTGTTCTTCTCCCCGAGGTCAAAGTGGAACCTTATGAAACTTCTGAAAACCATGCCGACAGCGAAGAAAGTTCTCTTGAAAGTCCAACAGACGAAAATTCGCTGCCGCGTTTTGGCGAAACTTCGGAAGAAGATATCCAAAGGTTGCTGGAGCACCGTTCGTGCAGCGAAAACACATGGCGAGCGACCAAAAATGCCGTCAAGATTCTCCGAGACTACATGGAGGAAAAAAGCATGGACGTTAACTTTGAGAAATTGGACAAACAAGCGCTCAATGATCTTTTACGTAAATTTTACGTCGAGGCGCGGAAAAAGAATGGAGATTATTACAAATCATCGGCCCTAGGAAGCATACGTTTTGGTATTCACCGGTACTTACAGTCACAAAAGAGGAACATTGACATCAGAAATGATCCTGAATTTACCGATTCCAATAAAATATTCAAAGCGCAAGTTATAAAGCTTAACAAGCAGGGAAAAGGCGAAGTGAACCGTTCCGACATCGGTCCGGACGATTTGAAGAAGCTGTATCTCTCCGATGTGCTGTCGCCATTTAGCGCTGATGGTCTTCAACGGAAAGTGTTTTTTGACCTTCTCATGTATTTACCTGGAAAACGTAACCGCAGCAATGTAAGAGAGCAAACTCGAGACTCGTTTCTTGTCGGTTATGATTCAAGTACTGGTTTGAAGTACATTTATCCAAATCCTTCGCACTGTGAAAATGTTTTTGCTGAAGGAAAATGTCCAAAGATGAATGAGAAACCAG GAAATCCAAGATGTCCGGTTTCATCATTTCTgaaatatctttcaaagttgAATCCCATGAACTTATACTTATGGCAGAGACCTAAGGCTTCATTTAAACATCATGCTTGTGAAGATGACCCCGTGTGGTACGAGAATGCAGCAGTCGGGCACAATTCTCTGGGTGAGATGATGACCAACATGTCAAAGCTTGCAAGATTATCCAGAGTTTACACCAACAACTGTATACGAGGGACCTATGTGGCAATTCTTGACAGTTTAGTGGAGGACTATCCTCTTGTTACAACCCTAGTGTCTATGCCAGTTTCTCAAAGATACCAACCTATCCTTCCTCGCGAGCCTTGTGATGAGCGCCCAACCATGGTATCAGTCAGTGAGAAGTATCAGCTGCACAGTCCAGATGTGACAGTGTCTTCCAGGGGCAGTGAAATCCAAGAAGGTCATTCCTCACCATTCAGTGTCGTCCAGAGCAGAGACAAAGCCCACCTTACAAAGATCTTCATTGATACAAGCCATTCACTGTCACAGCCCATAAGCCCAAACAACATCAAAACTTCATCTTCTCAGGGGAATAGTCGTAGTTTTAATGAAAAGCAAACGGAGCTGAAACCATCAAGTCCAACAGAAAGCTCTTATCTTGCAATGCAATACTATTCAACCCAAAGGGGATTGCATTCACCCCTTGCACCTTACAGAATGAGTCAACTTCAAGGAGCTTTCTCACATAGCCCACGCACCCCAGCCCAGTCGCTTAATACCACTGAAAGTGAGTACAGCTTATCTCGAGcaacatcgtcatcatcatcatcatcactagcTCGTACTGGAAATCACCACTCTGGATATGCAAGGTCAAGAGTTGTTTATTGTCAGACTGCACCAACTATGGCTTGCTCTTCATCACATATAATG CAGCACTGTTCGGCTGAAAGAAGCTCAATGTCAGGAAGTCCACTGACCACCCATGTGCTCGACACAGCTCGAGGGGTACCTGCTAGAAACCTACAAGTACAACTGTACTTTGAAGAAATCCGACCAGACAGTCGCATGTGGAAACACATCGCATCAGG CGTTACAAATGGCGATGGACGGATCCCTAACTTGCTGACACAAGAGCAGTTTATTCCTGGAAAATACATGATAAGATTTGAGACTGAAGCATATTTCAAAGAGACTGGCATTTCTGCATTCTTCTACCCTTATGTTGAG ATTGTATTCCATATCAGTGATCCTTCTCAACACTACCATGTCCCACTGCTTCTTAGTCCTTTCTCATACTCTACATACCGAGGCAGCTGA
- the LOC140948253 gene encoding solute carrier family 25 member 36-A-like: MTSALEVDRGTNSFFHDKKSMSAGNSSYVHLLAGGIGGTVGATLTCPLEVVKTRLQSSVPTFRHVLCPTATGSGVWTIPVAISPTRPVGILSCLRHIIQTEGVVALFKGLGPTLVGVAPSRAMYFMVYANAKHALNNSGVVLRDSKLVHIGSALSAGFITSTLSSPLWVVKTRLQLDNKNTARGQITKLIHSIWKTDGLKGFYRGLTATYFGTSETVIHFVIYEHIKAKLQRHHFKVRGTSEKNIIDFFQYMMAAATSKCIASMAAYPHEVIRTRLRQKELDGKRRYHSFFQAFRKIFREEGRAGLYGGLGTHLLRQVPNTAIIFLTYEAVVHCLSKDDLP; this comes from the exons ATGACCAGTGCCTTGGAAGTGGATCGTGGtacaaacagtttttttcaCGACAAAAAGAGCATGTCCGCTGGAAATTCTTCGTATGTTCATCTGTTGGCAGGAGG GATTGGAGGAACAGTGGGTGCTACTTTAACTTGTCCCCTGGAAGTCGTAAAGACGAGATTACAG tccTCAGTGCCCACTTTTAGACATGTTTTGTGTCCAACAGCTACGGGTTCAGGGGTATGGACAATCCCAGTGGCGATTTCCCCTACAAGACCTGTTGGCATCCTTTCTTGCTTAAGACACATCATACAGACTGAAGGAGTCGTGGCATTGTTTAAAGGTCTCGGACCCACACTGGTCGGTGTCGCACCATCCAGAGCCATGTACTTTATGGTGTATGCAAATGCCAAACATGCACTCAACAACAGCGGCGTGGTGCTTCGAGACAGCAAGCTTGTACACATTGGCTCGGCTCTTTCTGCAG gtttTATCACTTCAACATTGTCTAGTCCACTTTGGGTTGTGAAAACAAGACTTCAACTTGATAATAA AAACACAGCAAGAGGACAGATAACAAAACTCATTCATAGTATTTGGAAGACAGATGGATTAAAGGGTTTTTATCGTGGACTAACCGCAACATATTTTGGGACAAGTGAGACTgtcattcattttgttatttatgAACACATCAAAGCTAAACTTCAAAGACATCACTTTAAGGTGCGAGGAACTAGCGAGAAAAACATTATAGACTTCTTTCAATATATGATGGCTGCGGCAACTTCCAAGTGCATAGCATCCATGGCAGCGTATCCTCATGAAGTGATCAGGACTAGGTTACGACAAAAAGAGCTGGACGGAAAGAGAAGATACCACTCATTTTTTCAAGCTTTTAGGAAAATATTCCGTGAAGAAGGAAGAGCTGGACTTTATGGTGGGCTAGGTACTCACCTTCTTCGACAAGTTCCGAACACAGCAATCATCTTTTTAACGTATGAAGCTGTAGTTCATTGCTTAAGTAAAGATGACCTTCCATGA